Genomic segment of Xanthobacter dioxanivorans:
CCCGAGAACACCGCCGTGCCCAGAGCCTGCCGCAGCTCCGAGCCGGCCCCCGTCGCCCACACCAGCGGCACCACGCCGAGGATGAAGGCGAGCGAGGTCATGATGATGGGCCGCAGGCGCAGCCGCGCCGCCTCCACCGAGGCCTCGCGCCGGCCGTGGCCCTGGTCCTCCAGCTGCTTGGCGAACTCGACGATCAGGATGGCGTTCTTGGCCGCGAGGCCGATGAGCACGATGAAGCCCACCTGGGTGAGGATGTTGTTGTCCTGCCCCCTCAGGATCACGCCGATGAGCGCCGCCACCAGGCACATGGGCACGATGAGGATCACCGCCAGCGGCAAGGTGAGGCTCTCATACTGGGCCGCCAGCACCAGGAACACGAACACGACGCCCAGGGCGAAGGCGAAGATCGCCGTGTTGCCGGCCCGCTGCTGCTGGTAGGCGAGCGCCGTCCACTCATAGGAGAAGCCCTGCGGCAGCACCTTCGCCGCCAGCTCCTGCATGATCTGGATCGCCTGCCCCTGCGAGTAGCCGGGCGCCGGCGAGCCGTCGAGCTCGGCGGTGGGGTAGAGGTTGTAGCGCGGCACCCGGTAGGGACCGGAAATGTCGCGCACGGTGGTGAAGGAGCCGAGCGGCACCGTCTCCCCGTTGGCCGCCCGCACCCTTATGGACAGCACGTCCTTCGGCTCCAGGCGGAACGGCGCATCCGCCTGCGCCTGCACCCGGAAGGTGCGGCCGAACAGGTTGAAGTCGTTGACGTAGGACGAGCCGATATAGGTCTGCAGGGCCGAGAACACGTCGGCCACGTTGACCTTGAGCAACTGCGCCTTCTGCCGGTCGATGTCGAGGAACAGCTGCGGCGTCGAGGTCTCGAACAGGGAGTAGACCTGCATCAGCCCCGGCGTCTGGGCGGCGGCGCCCATCATGGCGTAGGTGGCGTTGCGCAAAGCGAGCAGACCGTTGCCGGCGCGGTCCTCGATCATCATGCGGAAGCCGCCCGCGTTGCCGATGCCCTGCACCGGCGGCGGCTGCACCACGATCATCTGCGCTTCCTGGATCGAGGCCACCTTGCCGAACAGCGCGCCCTGGATGGCGGCCGCCGTCTGCTCGGGATGGCCGGCGCGCTGGGCGAACGGATCGAGGATCACGAACATGGCGCCCGCGTTCGGCGCGTTGGTGAAGGTGGCGCCGGAGAAGCCGGCGATGTTGACGATGTGGCCCACGCCCGGCGTGCCCAGCACCAGCTCGCCGGCGCGCTTCATCACCGCCTCGGTGCGCTGCATGGAGGCGCCGGGAGGCAATTGGGCGACGACGATGAGGTAGCCGCGGTCCTGCTGCGGGATGAAGCCCTGCGGCGTGGTCACGAACAGCCAGCCGCCAAAGGCGACGATGCCGGCATAGATGATGAGCATCAGCGCCACCACCCGCACCAGCCGGGACGTCATCCAGGCATAGCCGTTGCCGAGGCCCTCGAAGCCGCGGTTGAACAGGCGGAAGAAGCCCACCACCGGCCGCGCGTACCACGCGGGCTTCTCATGCGCCGAGCGGTGCGGCTTCAGCAGCAGCGCGCACATGGCCGGCGACAGGGTGAGCGAGACAAGGAGCGAGATCAGCGTCGAGCCGGCGATGGTCAGCGCGAACTGCCGGTAGAACTCGCCGGAGATGCCGGTGATGAAGGCGGTGGGCACGAACACCGCGGACAGCACCAGCGAGATCGCGATCAGCGCACCGCCCACCTCGTCCATGGTCTTGTAGGCGGCATCGCGCGGGGAGAGCCCCGCCTCGATGTTGCGCTCCACGTTCTCGACCACGACGATGGCGTCGTCCACCACGATGCCGATGGCGAGCACCAGGCCGAACAAGGAGAGGTTGTTCAGCGAGAAGCCGAACAGGGTCATCACGAAGAAGGTCCCGACCAGCGAGATCGGGATGGCGAGGATGGGGATGATCGCCGCCCGCCAGGTCTGCAGGAACAGGATCACCACCAGCACCACCAGCACGATGGCCTCGCCGATGGTGTGCACCACCGCATCCACCGACTGCTGGATGAATTCGGTGGGGTTGTAGAAGATCGAGTATTTCAGGCCCTCGGGGAAGGTCTTGCCGATGCGCGCCATCTCCGC
This window contains:
- a CDS encoding efflux RND transporter permease subunit, translating into MRFSHFFIDRPIFASVVSAVVVILGAVSYLRLPVAQYPEIAPPVITVTGQYPGASAEIVAETVVAPIEQQINGVEHMIYMSSNSTADGRFSISVTFDIGTDLDIAQVQVQNRVAIAQPRLPSEVQQVGVITAKSSPDLLLVVSLYSPDGSRDPLFISNFANIEIKDVLSRIDGVGSITVFGSREYAMQIWLDPDRLSQLNLTTTDVVAALKAQNVQVASGVLNQPPVPNQRAFQIAVRTLGRLSDPAAFADIVIKQTDQALVRLKDVGRVEISAQDYASTSFLDKDISINLGIFQRPGSNALATGNAVVAEMARIGKTFPEGLKYSIFYNPTEFIQQSVDAVVHTIGEAIVLVVLVVILFLQTWRAAIIPILAIPISLVGTFFVMTLFGFSLNNLSLFGLVLAIGIVVDDAIVVVENVERNIEAGLSPRDAAYKTMDEVGGALIAISLVLSAVFVPTAFITGISGEFYRQFALTIAGSTLISLLVSLTLSPAMCALLLKPHRSAHEKPAWYARPVVGFFRLFNRGFEGLGNGYAWMTSRLVRVVALMLIIYAGIVAFGGWLFVTTPQGFIPQQDRGYLIVVAQLPPGASMQRTEAVMKRAGELVLGTPGVGHIVNIAGFSGATFTNAPNAGAMFVILDPFAQRAGHPEQTAAAIQGALFGKVASIQEAQMIVVQPPPVQGIGNAGGFRMMIEDRAGNGLLALRNATYAMMGAAAQTPGLMQVYSLFETSTPQLFLDIDRQKAQLLKVNVADVFSALQTYIGSSYVNDFNLFGRTFRVQAQADAPFRLEPKDVLSIRVRAANGETVPLGSFTTVRDISGPYRVPRYNLYPTAELDGSPAPGYSQGQAIQIMQELAAKVLPQGFSYEWTALAYQQQRAGNTAIFAFALGVVFVFLVLAAQYESLTLPLAVILIVPMCLVAALIGVILRGQDNNILTQVGFIVLIGLAAKNAILIVEFAKQLEDQGHGRREASVEAARLRLRPIIMTSLAFILGVVPLVWATGAGSELRQALGTAVFSGMIGVTLFGLVFTPVFYVFARWLAGLGAGRRAATPAPDHPAPAE